A region from the Nitrososphaera sp. genome encodes:
- a CDS encoding SPFH domain-containing protein, which yields MFHRHPDKNEGGSDIPAQGGSVLGSITINWEDQYKQNNVMWKVPRNIRLNDNIVVREDEIAVFYRDGKVLTYFDQPNRYALTSINAPIVGSLLKYFTGVQQQAEVYYLQKRFMDGKFGSTQPYQFIDQLFGIVNLRVYGEYRWRVSSPENFINQFVGTFNLETSDQIEGRLREQLVVLVYSAIGKMKAQGMKVTDLAPNLTSIEQVVLSTSPDNFGQYGVEINKISGLTISLPDEVQKAIDTRSEMSVLGVNYMQYQAGQAMTEAASNPSGGAGSLAGLGAGFGAGSGIGYAMGGQMAQGMNQPPSKSCIKCGTIISASNNFCPNCGADQKQTPSQQQGAKFCPNCGSTVSAGSKFCANCGNKIAV from the coding sequence ATGTTTCACAGGCATCCAGACAAAAACGAAGGCGGGAGCGACATTCCCGCCCAGGGAGGCAGCGTCCTTGGCTCTATCACGATAAACTGGGAGGACCAGTACAAGCAGAATAACGTCATGTGGAAAGTGCCGCGCAACATAAGGCTTAACGACAACATTGTGGTGCGCGAAGACGAAATCGCGGTCTTTTACCGCGACGGCAAGGTGCTGACTTACTTTGACCAGCCAAACCGCTATGCGCTGACCAGTATCAATGCCCCCATAGTCGGCAGCCTCCTAAAATATTTCACGGGCGTCCAGCAGCAGGCCGAGGTCTATTACCTTCAGAAGCGTTTCATGGACGGCAAGTTTGGAAGCACACAGCCGTACCAGTTCATTGACCAGCTCTTTGGAATAGTGAACCTCAGGGTATATGGCGAATACAGATGGAGGGTGTCATCGCCGGAGAACTTTATCAACCAGTTTGTCGGCACCTTCAACCTCGAAACTTCCGACCAGATCGAAGGCAGGCTGCGTGAGCAACTGGTCGTGCTTGTTTATAGCGCAATCGGCAAGATGAAGGCGCAGGGAATGAAAGTCACCGACCTTGCTCCAAACCTTACAAGCATCGAGCAGGTGGTGCTCTCCACCTCACCTGACAACTTTGGCCAGTACGGGGTAGAGATTAACAAGATCTCCGGTCTTACCATAAGCCTTCCAGACGAAGTTCAAAAGGCAATTGACACCAGGTCGGAAATGTCCGTCCTCGGCGTCAATTACATGCAGTACCAGGCAGGCCAGGCAATGACAGAGGCTGCGAGCAATCCGTCCGGGGGCGCAGGCTCGCTCGCCGGCCTTGGAGCAGGGTTTGGCGCTGGCAGCGGAATCGGCTACGCAATGGGCGGACAGATGGCACAAGGCATGAACCAGCCGCCCTCAAAGAGCTGCATAAAATGCGGCACAATTATCTCGGCGTCGAACAATTTCTGTCCAAACTGCGGCGCTGATCAGAAGCAGACTCCCTCCCAGCAGCAGGGTGCCAAATTCTGCCCTAACTGCGGCTCGACCGTCTCTGCAGGCTCAAAATTCTGCGCAAACTGCGGAAACAAAATCGCGGTGTAG
- a CDS encoding zinc ribbon domain-containing protein, translating to MPFYCTKCGTQLPDGAAFCLKCGTNQQQSATSPPQQVIASPVASQLKCSSCGAPITPKFGEMVIACEYCGTSITLGTEGWKNIQKHTMLAAKVRDKDKITGIIHDVMDKGIFRHHLQESSTLEEMNLSYIPYWIVPVSARTEIISVDTASEAGSIATTAALLAVMGGLGSQRGGRGGFGMGGGGLLGGAMLGGMMAGGGGLIGGGMNQKRTYKLDQNYNYPVVALKALTEYQPHDYNFSLDDRKLFDASTFDKSIKALNGDISEDMAKYQAKTYVDQRQSERAHAQYHMIQQIHTEMEVAEAELLHAPIWFARYDHKGNKIIFVIDANSGTPINSIGI from the coding sequence ATGCCATTCTACTGTACCAAATGTGGAACCCAGCTTCCAGACGGCGCTGCCTTCTGCCTAAAGTGCGGTACCAACCAGCAGCAATCGGCCACAAGCCCTCCGCAGCAAGTTATTGCTTCTCCGGTCGCCAGCCAGCTAAAGTGCTCAAGCTGCGGTGCCCCTATCACGCCTAAGTTCGGCGAGATGGTCATCGCCTGTGAATACTGCGGCACAAGCATCACGCTTGGAACCGAAGGATGGAAGAACATACAAAAGCACACCATGCTTGCGGCAAAGGTGCGCGACAAGGACAAGATTACTGGCATAATCCACGATGTAATGGACAAGGGAATTTTCAGGCACCACCTGCAGGAGAGCTCTACACTCGAGGAAATGAACCTGAGCTACATACCTTATTGGATCGTCCCCGTGTCCGCTAGAACTGAGATCATATCTGTTGACACCGCGAGCGAGGCCGGCTCGATAGCCACGACCGCGGCGCTTCTGGCAGTGATGGGCGGTTTGGGAAGCCAGCGAGGAGGCCGCGGAGGGTTTGGAATGGGAGGCGGTGGCCTGCTGGGGGGAGCGATGCTTGGAGGCATGATGGCCGGAGGCGGTGGCCTAATCGGTGGCGGGATGAATCAGAAAAGAACATACAAGCTTGATCAGAACTACAACTATCCTGTCGTCGCCCTCAAAGCCCTTACGGAGTACCAGCCGCACGATTACAACTTTTCGCTGGACGATAGAAAGTTGTTCGACGCCTCGACCTTTGACAAGAGCATCAAGGCGCTAAACGGCGACATCAGCGAGGACATGGCCAAGTACCAGGCCAAGACGTATGTGGACCAGCGGCAGTCCGAGCGCGCTCATGCGCAGTACCACATGATCCAGCAGATTCATACAGAGATGGAAGTTGCGGAGGCTGAATTGCTCCATGCACCCATCTGGTTCGCCCGTTACGATCACAAGGGCAATAAGATAATCTTTGTAATTGACGCAAATTCAGGAACGCCAATAAACAGTATCGGCATCTGA